agccggcGCCGTCccgctgcggggggcgggggggtcagggggcggggccagggcaggCCACGCCCCCCGCACACAGGCTCCACCCCCCAGCACCGCCCCCTACCTGCCCTTCCTCGGGGGGTGGCTCCGCCTCCTGCACGTCCATTGGCTCCTCGGGCagcggctggggggggtgggagggtgtgTGTGTAGTCAGTGAGAGGCGGGGCCTGAGGGGGTGGGGTCGCGGGGGCGTGGCTAACTTCAGGGTGGGGTTATTTGCAGGGGGTGGGGCATTACCCATGGGGGAGGGGTAATTACCTGGCTGGGGGCGGGGCTTGTGGGGTTATGTGGCAGTGGGCGGGGTTTCTTGGCTGAGGGAGGGGTTTCTTTGTAAGGGGTGGGGCTACCTCAGGAGACAGGGTCTGAGCGGGGGGCGGGGTTACCTGGCGGGGGGCGGGGTTTCTAAGGGGTGGGGCTAGCTCTCACAGGAGAGGGTctctggctgggggggggggggggggtgttactGGGCCAGGGGCGGGGTTTCTGAGCAGGGGGCAGGGTCTCTGGGCAGGGGGCGGGGTTAGGCAGCAGGGGCGGGGTTACCTGGCAGGGGCAGGGTTTCTTTGTAGGGGGTGGGGCTAGCTCTCATGGGAGAGGGTCTCTGGCTGGGGGGCGGGGTTACTGGGCCAGGGGTGGGGTTTCTGAGTAGGGGCGGGGTTACCTGGCAGGGGGCGGGGTTACCTGGCGGGGGGCGGGGTTTCTTTGTAAGGGGTGGGGCTAGCTCTCACGGGAGAGGGTCTCTGGCTGGGGGGGGTTACATGGTGAGGGGGGGGGTGTTTCTGAGCAGGGGGCAGGGTctccgggcggggggcggggttacccggcggggggcggggttACCTGGCGGGGGGCGGGGTCCCCGAGGCGGCGCACGTAGGGCAGGACCTGCTCGGGGGTGACGGGCATCTGCTCCAGCACCGCCTGCAGCCGCATCCCCACCACGGCCGTCAGCCAGCTCACCAGCGACGGGGAGACGTCGGCCGAGAGCCGCCGCTGCGGGCACAGGGTGCGTGGGGGCGGGgcaccggccccggggggggccctCGCGGGGtcccgggaggggggggtggggcccccccggcccccccactCACGATGCGGTCGCTGATGAGGGCCCCCagcgccgcccgctccccccgcaggCAGTGCAGGTTCAGGGCCAGGCACTCGAACAGCCCCCGGTTGCAGAGCTCCAGCAGCCGCGGCCCGAAGCTCCCGtctggggggtggaggggggggggggtcagccccatagctgccccacgGCAGCGCCCCGTGACCCACGGACGccccccggggggacccagggCCGCACGGAcaccccccagcagcaccacacCCACCCCACGGTGGCCCCCCgtaccccacagccaccccacagagcccccccctccagctcccacctcctccacagCCACTGCGgagccccccagacccccatcgagccccacagccccccccagaccccataGGGAGCCCCACAACCCTCCCCTGGGTCTCACAAGGAGCCCCCCAAAGTGCCCCAGAGGGTCCACATGAGCCCCAGCCATCGCTCCAGCCCCATGGCCGCCCCACAAGCCCCTGTTCAGCCTCACAGCCCCACCCCGGGAGCCCCACGACCACCCCATGGCCTCCCCAAACACCCCCGGGAGTCTCTgcgagccccagccccacggccgcccaCGGCCGCCCCACCGGTGCAGCGCAGGACGTGCAGGGCGATGCGGTTGAACTGCTCCTGCAGGAACTCCACGTTGGTGCGGGTGATGTCGACCCCCTCGGCCACCCGCACCCCGGCCTGGGGggcaaagtgggggggggggggggtgcccgtTAGGGTGCAGTGACCCACAGCCGCCCCACGGCCTCCCCACGGGGCCCCAAGAGGCACCGCAGTCCCATAAGGCccccccacagctgccccagagagccccccccagcccagataaaccccacagctgcccccgTGGCTGCCCCCAACCCACATccaccccacagacccccctCAACTGCCCCATAAGCTCCCCCCCAGCCCATAACCCACCCCAGTaacacccccagccccctaaCTAACTGCCTCCCCCTCACCCATAAAGCCCCCGAACGCCCTATAGCTGCCCCAGCATCCtatagcccccccccagcaccctatagcctGCTCCTTAataccctatagcccccccagcgCCCTATAGCCCTCCCCAgcgccctatagcccccccagcgCCCTATAGCCTGCCCCTCAataccctatagccccccccagcgccctatagccccccacccagcaccctatagcccctccccagcgccctatagcccccccagtgCCCTATAGCCCCTCCCCAgtgccctatagccccccccagtGCCCTATAGCCTGCCCCTCAATACCCTATAGCCTGCCCAataccctatagccccccccagcgccctatagccccccacccagcaccctatagccccccccagcgcccTATAGCCCCTCCCCAGCGTCCTATAGCCCCCCTACCCCCCAGCGCCCTATAGCCTGCCCCTCAATACCCTATAGCCTGCCCataccctatagccccccccagcaccctatagccccccacccagcaccctatagcccctccccagcgccctatagcccccccagcaccctatagcctGCCCCTCAataccctatagccccccccagcgcccTATAGACCATCCCCAGCGCCCTATAGCCTGCCCCTCAataccctatagccccccccagcgccctatagccccccacccagcaccctatagcccctccccagcgccctatagccccccccagtGCCCTATAGCCCCTCCCCAgtgccctatagccccccccagcgcccTATAGCCTGCCCCTCAATACCCTATAGCCTGCCCAATACCCTATAGCACCCTCCAGCGCCCTATagccccccacccagcaccctatagcccctCCCCAGCGtcctatagccccccccagcgcccTATAGCCTGCCCCTCAATACCCTATAGCCTGCCCAataccctatagccccccccagcaccctatagccccccacccagcaccctatagcccctccccagcgccctatagccccccccagcaccctatagcctGCCCCTCAataccctatagccccccccagcgtcctatagcccccccccagcgccctatagcccccccagcgCCCTATAGCCTGCCCCTCAataccctatagccccccccagcgccctatagccccccacccagcaccctatagcccctccccagcgccctatagccccccccagcgcccTATAGCCTGCCCCTCAataccctatagccccccccagcgccctatagcccccccccagcaccctatagccccccccagcatcctatagcccccccccagcaccctatagccccccccagcaccctatagcccccagCGCCACTCACGAAGCTCTCGCGGATGAACTCCTCCAGCCCCGTGATCAGGGTGTGCGTCGCCGCCTGCGGGAGCCACCGTcagcccccccagtccccagccccccacatcccccccccatcccccccccatccccgcaaagcttccccagggcccccccaaccCTTCCTGCCCTCGGAAcgggggggggctctgggcacATAAAGGGGTCCCAAGGAGGATTTGGGGTTCCCTGGAGAGCTAAGGGGTCccggggggttgggggggccaggggaggggtggggggggtgtcctgggggtgattatggggtcctggggggtctatgggggtcCCCACTCAACCCCATCTTATTTTGGGGGGGGCTCGTGGCTACTCCAGTGCTGCTGGAAACAGCTacggggccctgggggggggttatggggtccaGGAGGGCTAGGGGGGTCccgagggggtttgggggggccctgggggggggttatggggtcccGGGAGGGCTAGGGGGGTCccgagggggtttgggggggccctggggggggggttatggggtcccGGGAGGGCTAGGGGGGTCccgagggggtttgggggggccctgggggggggttatggggtcccGGGAGGGCTAGGGGGGTCccgagggggtttgggggggccctgggggggggttatggggtccaGGGAGGGCtaggggggtcccaagggggtttgggggggccctgggagGGGTTATGGGGTCCAGGGAGGGCTAGGGGGGTCTCCAGGAGATTGGGGGGGGCTCCCTGGAGCATTATGGGGTCCCTAGGGGGTTATGGGGTGccaaaggggggtggggggggtcccggggggggtcctGACCCCAGCACCGTCGAGAAGAGCAacgggaccccgggggggggtgggggtgggggtcccggggcgggggtgcgggggtcccggggggggttggggtgccgggggggtggggggtcctcACCCGCACGTTGGCGTCGGTGGGCTCGCGGCCCCCCAGGTAGCGCTGGCGGAAGCAGCGgcgcagcaggggctggaggcgctggaggggctggcagcgcccgtgcagcagcagcaccacgtCCACCATGGAGAGGTGCTGGCAGATCAGCGCCAGCAGCGCCCCGAAaaaccctggggggggggcgggggggggggaccccacgGGGGGGACGGGGCACGGGGGGGAAATTGGGGGGAACGGGGAAGGGGGGGAACGGGGAatgggggggaaagggggtgaATAGGGAATGGGGTGAACAGGAAAGGGGGTGAATAGGAAATGGGGTGAAAATTGGGGTGAAGAGAAAATTGGGGGGAAATTGGGGTGAATAGGGAATGGGGTGAATAAAAATTGGGGGGAACAGGGAATGGGGGGAACAGGGCATGGGGGGAAATGGGGTGAAGAGGGAGTTGGGGTGAACACGAAATTGGGGGAAAATTGGGGGCAACAGGAAAGGGGTGAAtgggaaatggggggaaaatTGGGGTGAAGAGAAAATTGGGGGGAAAATTGGGGTGAATAGGGAATGGGGTGAATAA
This DNA window, taken from Mycteria americana isolate JAX WOST 10 ecotype Jacksonville Zoo and Gardens unplaced genomic scaffold, USCA_MyAme_1.0 Scaffold_231, whole genome shotgun sequence, encodes the following:
- the BAG6 gene encoding LOW QUALITY PROTEIN: large proline-rich protein BAG6 (The sequence of the model RefSeq protein was modified relative to this genomic sequence to represent the inferred CDS: inserted 1 base in 1 codon), producing MVDVVLLLHGRCQPLQRLQPLLRRCFRQRYLGGREPTDANVRAATHTLITGLEEFIRESFAGVRVAEGVDITRTNVEFLQEQFNRIALHVLRCTDGSFGPRLLELCNRGLFECLALNLHCLRGERAALGALISDRIRRLSADVSPSLVSWLTAVVGMRLQAVLEQMPVTPEQVLPYVRRLGDPAPRQPLPEEPMDVQEAEPPPEEGQRDGAGSPAPATTAEEALPPESEPWAAAVPPEWVPIIREDIQSQRKVKQQPPLSDAYLTGMPAKRRKTMQAEGPPLLLAEAVGRAARAAGARPXGPPESLSRELSEGPLQEGYRQQLHADLQRRLREDPDFSPRRFPNAHRAFNEGPPRAAPPNKGSAPAGLRPHTSRCFFHLLFAFFGVLLFFCKRGLVLFGFFFFRF